In the genome of Zonotrichia albicollis isolate bZonAlb1 chromosome 38, bZonAlb1.hap1, whole genome shotgun sequence, the window AGCCGCCGCGCCGGCAGCTCGGCGAAGGGCACCCCGAAGCTGAAGGTCTCGTCCCACTCGGGGTTCAGCGTCCTCCTCAGCACCTTGGTCTGGAACTTCTTCTTGCGGTCGGGCAGCAGGTAGATCTTCACGTAGGGGTCCGAGAAGCCGTTGGAGTCCTTGGCCGGCAGGTCGCGGGCGCGCAGGACgcgcaccagcagctgctgggagccgTACGAGTAGCGCAGGGACACCTGCAGGCGCCCGCACGGAGGGGACGCGGGGACACCGCCGGGGCCGCCACCGGGGCCGCCACCGGGGCCACCACCGCGGGCACCGCCCGGCTCGGCGTCACCGGCGGGGCCGTAGAGCTCGGGCTGGATCTGGCCCAGGTGGGCAGGGGGCTCCTCGGGCACCGGGGGCAGCGACGAGCTGGGGGGACACAGCAAGGGTGGGGTCAATGATGATTTTGAGGTcgtggatttgggggatttggggttgagGATTTGGGGCTCAAAATGGGTTTGGagtgagggatttggggttagaGATGGTTTTGGGGTAACAGATTTTGGGGTTAAGGATGGTTTTGGGGTCATGAATTTGGGGTTAAGGATGGTTCTGGCATGAAGGATTTGGGGTTAGAGATGGTTTTGGGGTCGTGGGtttgggagatttggggtcaCAGATTTGGGGTCTGAGATGGTTTTGagatggaggttttggggttaaggatggttttggggtggggtaTTTGGAGTTAGATATGGTTTTGGGAAGGAGGATTTCGGGTTAGAGCTGGTTTTGGGATGGAAGATTTCGGGTTAGAGATGGTTTTGGgatggaggttttggggttaaggatggttttggggtgctggatTTGGGGTTACAAATGGTTTTGGgatggaggttttggggttagAGATGGTTTTGGGGTCACAGATTTGGGGTTAGGGATGGTTTTAGGGTCAAGGATTTGGGGTTAACGATGGGTTTGGGGTGACGGATTTGGGGTTAAGGATGGTTTTGGAGTCATGAATTTGGGGTTAGAGATGGTTTTGGGATGGAGGATTTTGGGTTAGAGacagttttggggtgcaggatttGGGTTTAAggatggttttggggtcacAGATTTGGGGGTAAGGATGGTTTTGGCGTCATGAATTTGGGGTTAGGGATGGTTTTAGggtcagggatttggggttaatGATGGGTTTTGGGGAGCAAGATTTGGGGTTAGagatggttttggggtgatggatttggggtcagcgttggttttggggtgagggatttggggatttggcgAGGAGGATTTTGGATtagggatgattttggggttgaGGATTTGGGGATTAGAGATGGTTTTAAGGATGAGGGATTTGGGAGAAAGGATGGTTTtgggatggggatttggggttagaCAGACCCCCTGTCCCACCCAGCCCCCCTTGTCCCCACATCCTCCCATCCCCCCCTGTCACCctcaaatgtccccaaatgtccccaatgtccccaaatgccccaaattccccaatgtccccatggtaCCTAAatgttcccaaatcccccaaatgaCAACAATCTCCCAGATGTCCCCCCAAATGTCCCTaatatccccaatgtccccattgtccccaaatgtccccaatgtccccaaatgccccaatgtccccaaatatCTCCATTATCCCCAGATGTCttgtgtccccaaatgtccccaatgtccccaatcccccaaatGCCCCCAACGTCACCAAtgcccccaaatttcccaaatgtccccattccccaaatgtccccaacgCCCCCAagtgtcccaatgtccccatgacccaaaatgtccccatggtacccaaatgtccccaatttCTCCAATATTCCCAatcccacaatgtccccaaatttccccaaatgccccaatgtccccaatcccccaaagTCCCTAGATGTCCCAaatatccccaatgtccccaaatatccccaatgtcccaaatgtccccaaagtcTCCAATatctccaatgtccccaatgtccccaacacccTCAAGTGTCCTCAattcccccaatgtccccaaatgtcctcattgtccccaaatccccccatttGTCCCCAATTTTCCTAAatctcccaaatgtccccaaacgTCCCCTAAtcaccccaaatgtccccaatatTTCCAatgtcctcaatgtcccccaatgtccccaaggtccccaaatgccccaaaatgtcccaaatccccaatgtccccatggtaCCTAAGTGTCCCCAATGttccaaatgtccccaatgtcccaaaatgtccccaaatgtcccaaatCCTCCCATTGTCTCCAATGTTCTTAAAtctccccaaatgtccccaatatctccaatgtcctcaatgtcccccaatgtccccagggtccccaaatgctccaaaatgtccccaaatccccaaacgtTCCCATGGTACCTAAGTGTCCCCAATGttccaaatgtccccaatgtcccaaaatgtccccaatgtccccaatgtcccaaaatgtccccaaatcccccattgtccccaatgttcctaaatctccccaaatgcccccaatatctcccatgtccccaatgccccaaATGCCCCCAATatctccaatgtccccaaatgtcccaaatccccaaagtccCTAGATGTCTCAAAtgtcccaaaatgtccccaatatcccaaatccccccaaataccccaaaatgtcccaaatccccaaacgtCCCCATGGTACCtaagtgtccccaatgtcccaaaatttccccaatgtCACCAAAtgccccaaatgtccccaaatcctcccactgtccccaatgttccTACatctcccaaatgtccccaacatctcccatgtccccaatgccccaaatgtccccaatatctccaatgtccccaaatgtcccaaatccccaaagtccCTGGATGTCTCAAATGTCCCAAAATGTGCCCAAtatcccaaatgtccccaaaaggtccccaaaacccccccaccCCCCTTACCTGCCGCCCATCACCCCCCCCGAGCTGCTGCGAGGGGACGCTGGGCAgcccccccgcccctcccccaccgtCCCCCCCAAACTCGGGGGGGCCCTGGGGGGGTCCCGAGCCGGGCAGGGGGAGGGGCGTGGCCAGGGGCGGGGCCaagccccgggacccccccccaatTTCGGGGCAGGGCCCCATGTCCAGGTAGCAGCGCTCgggggggggctcgggggggtcCCCCCGGTCGGGGAGGGGGTCCCCAAAAGGGCCCGGAgccccccccggcccccccAGGCCGCCTTGGGGGGGGTCTTTCCTCGGGGGggcccccccgggaccccccttGTGGCGCCAGGGGACCCAGCAGAGCTTCCAGGAGACGAAGAGGGAGACGCCGAGCAGGACCAGGCCGCAGAAGGTGACGATGACGGAGAGCAGCGACACCGACACCTCTGGGGAGAACAAAATTGACCTAAATCAGACAAGTTAACCCAAAATTAaccaaaaggcaaaaaaaaaccccataaaaatccATCCAGGATTGaccaaaatccacccagaaTTCACAGAAATCCACACAAGCACCCTGAGCAAGACCAGGCTGCAGAAGGTGACGATGACGGACAGCAGTGACACCGAAACCTCTGAGGGATAAAATCacccaaaataaaccaaaattaacccaaaattatcaaaaatacaaaaaaacccccatataAATCCATCCAGATTAGATCAAAATCCAGCCAGGATTGCCCCAACCCCCCAGCAGGACCAGGCCGCAGAAGGTGACGATGACAGAGAGCAGCGACACCGACACCTCTGAGGgataaaataacccaaaattaaCCAAATTCAACCCACATTCTATacaaaatgcacaaaaatgtACACAAAATCTGCAAAAATCCACTTAAAAATCCAGCCAGGATTGACCAAAATCCAGCCAGGATTGCCGCAAACCCCAGCAGGACCAGGCCGCAGAAGGTGACGATGACGGAGAGCAGCGACACCGAAAACTCTGAGGGATAAAATCAcccaaaataaatcaaaattaacccaaaattatcaaaaatacaaaaaaaaccccataaaaatccAGCCAGATTTGATCAAAATCCAGCCAGGAttgccccaaacccccagcaGGACCAGGCCGCAGAAGGTGACGATGACAGAGAGCAGCGACACCGACACCTCTGGGGggaaaataaccccaaaattaaCCAAATTCAACTCAAATTCTAcacaaaatgcacaaaaatgtacacaaaatctgcaaaaatccactcaaaaatcacaaaaatccaGCCAGGATTGACCAAAATCCATCCAGAATTGCCCCAAACCCCAACAGGACCAGGCCGCAGAAGGTGACGATGACGGAGAGCAGTGACACCGACACCTCTGGGGAGAACAAAATTGACCTAAATCAGACAAATTTAAcccaaaattaaccaaaatgcaaaaaaaaccccataaaaattcGTCCAGGATTGACCAAAATCCAGCCAGGATTGCCCCAAACCCCAGCAGGACCAGGCCGCAGAAGGTGACGATGACGGAGAGCAGCGACACCGACACCTCTGGGGGGGAGAGTgaccaaaaatcaccaaaattcaacccaaaatctgcaaaaatacaaaaaaaaaccccataaaaatccAGCCAGATTTGATCAAAATCCAGCCAGAATTGCCCCAAACGCCAAGAGGACCAGGCCACAGAAGGTGACGATGACGGAGAGCAGCGACACCGAGACCTCTGGGGAGAACAAAATTGACCTAAATCAGACAAATTTAAcccaaaattaaccaaaatgcaaaaaaacccccataaaaTTCGTCCAGGATTGaccaaaatccacccagaaTTCACAGAAATCCACACAAGCACCCTGAGCAAGACCAGGCTGCAGAAGGTGACAATGATGGAAAGCAGCGACACCGACACCTCTGGGgataaaataacccaaaattaaCCAAATTCAACCCAAATTCTACACAAAATGCACAAGAATGTACACAAAATCTGCAAAAATCCactcaaaaatcacaaaaattccAGCCAGGATTGACCAAAATCCAGCCAGGATTGCCCCAAACCCCAACAGGACCAGGCCGCAGAAGGTGACGATGATGGAAAGCAGCGACACCGACACCTCTGAGGGataaaatcacccaaaattaaccaaaattaacccaaaattatcaaaaatacaaaaaatccccataaaaatcCAACCAGATTTGATCAAAATCCAGCCAGAATTGCCCCAAACCCCAACAGGACCAGGCCGCAGAAGGTGACGATGATGGAAAGCAGCGACACCGACACCTCTGGGAGGAAGAGagacccaaaatcacccaaattcaacccaaaactatcaaaaatacaaaaaatccccataaaaatcCAGCCAGGATAgaccaaaatccacccaaaccCCTCAGGATGCCACTCCCAGCAGGACCAGGCTGCAGAAGGTGACGATGACGGAGAGCAGTGACACCGACACCTCTGGGgggaaaataacccaaaattaaCCAAATTCAACCCAAATTCTAGacaaaatgcacaaaaatgcacacaaaatctgcaaaaatcccctcaaaaatcacaaaaattccAGCCAGGATTGACCAAAATCCAGCCAGGATTGTCCCAAACCCCAGCAGGACCAGGCCACAGAAGGTGACGATGATGGAGAGCAGCAACACCGACACCTCTGAGGGATAAAATCacccaaaataaaccaaaattagccccaaattatcaaaaatacaaaaaaaattccataaaaatccAGCCAGGATTgaccaaaatccacccaaatccCTCAGGATGCCACTCCCAGCAAGACCAGGCCGCAGAAGGTGACGATGACGGAGAGCAGCGACACCGACACCTCTTGgggaaaaataacccaaaattaaCCAAATTCAACTCAAATTCTAcacaaaatgcacaaaaatgtacacaaaatctgcaaaaatccactcaaaaatcacaaaaatcctTCCAGATTTGATAAAAATCCAGCCAGGATTGCCCCAAACCCCAACAGGACCAGGCCGCAGAAGGTGACAATGACAGAGAGCAGCAACACCGACACCTCTGGGGAGGACAAACTTtaccaaaatcacccaaattcAACCCAAAATCCAATAAAATCAGCTAAAAAATCCAGCCAGAATTGACCAAAATCCAGGTGTATTGTACCTGTGCCAGCTGGCCGCAGGTGCCCGCGGTGCCACagcaggtgtgtgcaggtgcaCTGTACCTGTCCCtatgtgtgcccaggtgtgcccaggtgtgcccaggtgcgtgcccaggtgtgctACCTGTATCAGCAGGCCTTGGGTGCCCGCGGTGCCGCagcaggtgtgtgcaggtgtgcccaggtgcactGTACCCGTgcccagctgtacccaggtgtgtgcccaggtgtgcccaggtgtgtctatacccatgcccaggtgtgcccagctgtacccaggtgtaactcaggtgtgcccaggtgtatcccagtgTAACCCAGCTGTACtcagctgtacccaggtgtgtcTATACCCATGCCCAGCTGTacccagctgtacccaggtgtacccaggtgtgtctatacccatgcccaggtgtgcccaggtgtgtctatACCCATGCCCAGCTGTacccagctgtacccaggtgtacccaggtgtgcccaggtgtgtctatacccatgcccaggtgtgcccaggtgtgtctatACCCATCcccagctgtacccaggtgtacccaggtgtgcccaggtgtgtctatACCCacgcccaggtgtgcccaggtgtgcccaggtgtgcccatacCTGTATCCGCCGGCCGCGGGTGCCCGCGGTGCCGCAGCAGGTGTGTCTATAcccatgcccaggtgtgcccaggtgtgcccaggtgtgcccaggtgtggtACCTGTATCAGGTGGCCGCGGGTGCCCGCGGTGCCGCagcaggtgtgtgcaggtgtgctGTACCCATTcccagctgtacccaggtgtgtcTATACCCacgcccaggtgtgcccaggtgtgcccaggtgtgcccaggtgccgtACCTGTATCTGCCGGCCGCGGGTGCCCGCGGTGCCGCAGCAGGTGTGTACAGGTGTGTCTATAcccatgcccaggtgtgcccaggtgtgcccaggtgtgcccaggtgtgtctatACCCATGCCCAGCTgtacccagctgtgcccaggtgtgcccaggtgtgcccaggtgcccataCCTGTATCTGCCGGCCGCGGGTGCCCGCGGTGCCGCAGCAGGTCGGTGAACTCGAGGCAGCGCGCGTGgggcgggcgggcgcgggggGCGAAGCAGAGCTCGTGCACCAGGCGCAGCGCGCTGCGGCAAACGTCCTCCTCGTAGTCCCCGGACATGGCCTGGCAACGGGGCAAAAACacgggaaattgggaaaaaacgGGTGGAAAAATGAGGGGTTTGTGTTGCCCCAATatcctgaaaaaatgggaaaatttggggaaaatacggcCGAAATACGAAGATAATACACAGTGATAAATGTATGGGATAAATGTCCTCCTCGTAGTCCCCGGACATGGCCTGGCAACGGGGCAAAAACacgggaaattgggaaaaaatgcgTGGAAAAATGAGGTGTTTGTGTTGCCCCaatttcctgaaaaaatgggaaaatttggggaaaatacggcCGAAATACGAAGATAATACACAGTGATAAATGTATGGGATAAACGTCCTCCTCCTAGTCCCTGGACATGgcctggaaatggggaaaaaaacacaggaaattgggaaaaaatgggtgggaaaatgagatttttgcgATTTCTGGGTGTGGGAGAAAAATTGGGGGGGGggagaaattggggaaaataagGAGAAAATACAAAGATAATACACAGTGATAAATGTATGGGATAAACGTCCTCCTCGTAGTCCCTGGACATGgcctggaaatggggaaaaaacacaggaaattgggaaaaaatgggtggAAAAAATGAGGGTTTTGTGTTGCCCCAATatcctgaaaaaatgggaaaatttggggaaaatacggccaaaatatgaagaaaacaCACAGTGATAAATGTATGGGATAAATGTCCTCCTCGTAGTCCCTGGACATGGCcttgaaaatggggaaaaaacacaggaaattgggaaaaaatgggtggAAAAACGAGATTTTTGAGATTTCTgggtgtggggaaaaaaatggggaaaataagaaaaaaatacgAAGAAAATAAGCAGTGATAAATGTATGGGATAAACGTCCTCCTCGTAGTCCCTGGACATGGcctggaaaatgggggaaaaccacgggaaactgggaaaaaacgggctgaaaaattagatttttgGGATGCCCAGATGtcctgaaaaaatggggggaaaatgtggCAATTTGGGGAAAACGTGGAGAAAAATATGAATGAAATCATGCGGCAAATGTCCTCCTCGTAGTCCCTGGACGTGgcctggaaatggggaaaaaccacgggaaattgggaaaaaatcggtggaaaaatgagatttttggggtttctgggtgtggggaaaaaatggggaaaattggggaaaataagGAGAAAATACAAAGATAATACACAGTGATAAATGTATGGGATAAACGTTATCCTTATAGTCCCTGGACATGGcctggaaaatgggggaaaaccacgggaaattgggaaaaaatgggtggAAAATGGGGGCTTTGGGATGCCCAGATGtcctgaaaaaatggggggaaaatgtggaaatttggggaaaatatggAGAAAAATATGAATGAAATCATGTGGCAAATGTCCTCCTCGTAGTCCCTGGACGTGgcctggaaatggggaaaaaacacaggaaattgggaaaaaatgggctgaaaaattagatttttgGGATGCCCAGATGtcctgaaaaaatggggggaaaacgtggaaatttggggaaaatacggaGGAAAATACAGATGACATCAAGAGGCAAACGTCCTCCTCATAATCCTCAGACGTGgcctggaaatggggaaaaacatgggaaattgggaaaaaatgggtggaaaaaatgagatttttggggtttctgggtatggggaaaaaatgggggaaaaatgaggaaatttgtggaaaatatggagaaaatatggggaaaatgtTCTCCTCAAAGTCACCAGAAGTGgctaaaaatgggggggaaaatgggcaaaaaagaaaaaaaagggaaataaaggggaggaatgaggaaaaaatgggggaaaatggggaaaatttggggaaatttggggaaaaattgggggtgAATGgagagggaaatggggaaaaatggggggacgaggaaaaaatggtaaaattggtgaaaaattgggaaaaaatgtgggGAAGGGCTAAAATGGGAGTggttaaaatgggaaaaaatgggtaaaaaattgagaaaaaaatgcaggaaaaaatggaggagaggaatgaggaaaaaatgggaaagattgaggaaaaaaattggggaaaaaggaggaaacatagggaaaaatgggggggggaaTGGATGGAAAAACAGGGGTAAACGtggagaaaatgggagaaaaaagggaaaaattgggcAAAAAACTTGGGGAAAAACATCCTGGTCATGATCCACAgatatggggggaaaaatgggataaaaccacagaaaaatgggcaaaaatgggaaaaaaagtgggaaaaattcTCATCTAAGTCCCTGGACAtgaccagggaaaaaaaatggcgctgggcacacctgggcacacctgggcacacctgggcacacctgggcacacctggcacagcacCTTCCATTTTAGCCCCTCCCCTTTTGGCCCCTCCCACTTTAGCCCCTCCCACTCTCGATCCCTTTAAGCCTCACCCTAAGCCCCTCCCATTTAACCACACCCACTTTAGCCCCTCCCCGATGAAGCCACGCCCCATAAAGCCCCACCCCTTTATGCCCTCCCCTTTAAACCCCACCCCTTTAAGCCCATCCCACTTTAGCCCCTCCCCTTTAAGCCCCACCCACTTAAGCCCCGCCCTGACAAAGCCACAACTCTTCAGGCTCCACCCCTTTAAGCCCCACCCCTTTAAGCACCTCCCATTTTAAGCCCCTCCCCTTTTTTAAACCCCACCCCTTTAGCCCCCACCCATTTAAGCCCCTCCCCCTCACTCCTCAGACATTTGAGCCCCTCCCCTTTAAGCCCCACCCACTTTAGCCACTCCTCCTTTAGCCACACCCATTTCAGCCCCTCCCATTTCAGCCCCTCCCATTTTAGCCCCTCCCAATTCAGCCCCACCCATTTAAGCCCCGCCCCCTCTCACCTTTGGGGTCTCCCGACTTCGGGGGGGTCAGAGGGGCCCgggggggggtctgggggggcgggggccgggccaTGGAGGGCGGGGCCAGGGGGGGCCCCCTCGCGTCACCTGTGGGGGGACAGCAATGAGGGGGATGCCACAGAAGTGaccccaaaatgaacccaaaattcccccaaaagggccccaaaattaccccaaaattatcTAAAAACTGACCCCAAATTGACCCCaaaaactgaccccaaaatggccccaaaattacccaaaatggccccaaaattgaccccaaaatgacccaaaatctCACCCCAAAAgtgacccaaaatggccccaaaagtGAGCCTAAAAATGTCCATAAAATTACCCAAAACCTGACCCCAAAATGACCACAGAAGTGactccaaaatggccccaaaatgaccccaaaatgaTCAAAATCTGaccccaaaatggcccaaaaagtgaccccaaaatggccccaaaatgacTCAAAACTTGaccccaaaatggcccaaaaactgaccccaaaatggccccaaaatgacACAAACTTGGCCCCAAAATTACTCAAAACTTgaccccaaaatggccccaaaagtGACCCCAAGATGAGCAAAAATCTgaccccaaaatggccccaaaatgacccaaaatctCAACCCAATATGACCCAAAATCtcaccccaaaatggccccaaaagtGACCCTAAAAATGTCCATAAAATCACCCaaaaactgaccccaaaatgaccccaaactgaccccaaaagtgactccaaaatggccccaaaatgacccaaaatggccccaaaatgatcaaaacctgaccccaaaactgaccccaaaatggccccaaaagtGCCTCAGACCAGGTGTTACCCCAAAAttgctccccaaaatccccgccCCAAAcacctgaaccccaaaatcccttccctAAATCTGCCCCACGcacctgaaccccaaaatccccaccccaaaatcagccctgcacacctgaaccccaaaaccctcaccccaaaatcagccccacacacctgaaccccaaaatcctcaccccaaaatcagccccacacacctgaaccccaaaatcccttccctAAATCTGCCCCACAcacctgaaccccaaaatcctcaccccaaaatcagccccattACCTGCCCGCAcacctgaaccccaaaaatctgttCCCCAATATCTGTCCCACTCACCTGAACCCCAAcacctgcaccccaaaatcatcccccATTACCTGCCCTTCACACCTGACCCGATACCtgtccccccaaaaccaccccataAAACCTGTCCCCCCAAAACTGCACCCATCACCTGCCCCACAcacctgaaccccaaaatcctcaccccaaaatcagccccacacacctgaaccccaaaattcccaccccaaacctgATCCAAACAtctgaaccccaaaaaccctcacccaaaaatcagcccCACACACCTGAACCCCAAcacctgcaccccaaaatcagccccgcacacctgaaccccaaaatcctcaccccaaaatcagccccattACCTGCCCGCAcacctgaaccccaaaaatctgttCCCCAATATCTGTCCCACTCACCTGAACCCCAAtacctgcaccccaaaatcatcccttCACACCTGAACCCCGATACCtgtccccccaaaaccaccccataAAACCTGTCCCCCCAAAACCGCCCCCCATCACCTGCCCCACACacctgaaccccaaaaccctcccccaaaatcagccccacaCACCTGAACCTCAAcacctgcaccccaaaaccgcCCCCCATCACCTGCTCCACAcacctgaaccccaaaatcctcaccccaaaatcagccccattACCTGCCCACACACCTGAACCCCCAAATTACCCCAACACCTGAACCCCAAAtacctgcaccccaaaa includes:
- the SYT3 gene encoding synaptotagmin-3, which encodes MSGDYEEDVCRSALRLVHELCFAPRARPPHARCLEFTDLLRHRGHPRPADTEVSVSLLSVIVTFCGLVLLGVSLFVSWKLCWVPWRHKGGPGGAPPRKDPPQGGLGGPGGAPGPFGDPLPDRGDPPEPPPERCYLDMGPCPEIGGGSRGLAPPLATPLPLPGSGPPQGPPEFGGDGGGGAGGLPSVPSQQLGGGDGRQVRGVGGSSLPPVPEEPPAHLGQIQPELYGPAGDAEPGGARGGGPGGGPGGGPGGVPASPPCGRLQVSLRYSYGSQQLLVRVLRARDLPAKDSNGFSDPYVKIYLLPDRKKKFQTKVLRRTLNPEWDETFSFGVPFAELPARRLHFSVYDFDRFSRHDLIGQVVMDNLLEAAEARPEVAIWKDIQEGTGEKADLGEVNFSLCYLPTAGRLTVTVIRASNLRAMDLTGYSDPYVKASLMAEGRRLKKRKTSIKKNTLNPNYNEALVFDVPHESVHHVSLTIAVVDYDCIGHNEVIGLCRVGSDADGPGREHWAQMLANPRKPIEHWHTLVEEKALTKAAPRDKAAPGRGPGPA